A stretch of Corallococcus exiguus DNA encodes these proteins:
- a CDS encoding AraC family transcriptional regulator: MRKTPNLLAEKPTPLELRDPRGDAVADVLGASLIRHALYNPIEARVPWGLRMPRRNRASFYLVAHGSARLEVEGARTHVLSPGDVGFVPHGTAHVLRDSADSESLPVCDGSYSLNRRPLRIGGRGAATTLVAGFFELSDGLGPVLLQGVPPLVVLSASDPASVPWVSAAVQFMLAESASPRPASNIVLQRLADVLFVLALRSTVGEGQCQRGAIAAVADPRIYESLSLMHARVADPWTVDLLARRVGMSRSGFAARFTDLVGESPLQYLARWRIARAAELLRDTTEKVETIAGRVGYESVPAFSRAFKRWQGTGPAAFRRESFAHSAEKRSR, encoded by the coding sequence ATGCGCAAAACTCCAAACCTGTTAGCTGAAAAGCCAACGCCGTTGGAGCTCAGGGATCCACGTGGAGACGCGGTCGCTGACGTGCTCGGCGCCTCGTTGATCCGCCACGCTCTCTACAATCCCATCGAGGCGCGCGTGCCGTGGGGGCTTCGCATGCCCCGCCGGAATCGCGCGAGCTTCTACCTTGTCGCGCATGGCAGCGCGCGACTCGAGGTCGAAGGGGCGCGAACGCATGTCCTCTCGCCTGGAGATGTCGGTTTCGTCCCTCACGGCACGGCTCACGTGCTGCGCGATTCGGCAGACAGCGAGTCGCTCCCGGTCTGCGACGGTTCGTACTCACTCAACCGGCGGCCCCTGCGCATCGGTGGGCGCGGCGCGGCGACCACCCTGGTCGCTGGCTTCTTCGAACTGAGCGACGGACTGGGCCCGGTGCTCCTTCAAGGCGTGCCGCCGCTCGTCGTCTTGTCGGCGAGCGACCCTGCTTCGGTGCCTTGGGTCTCCGCCGCGGTTCAGTTCATGCTCGCCGAGAGCGCGTCGCCCCGACCGGCGAGCAACATCGTGCTGCAGCGTCTTGCTGACGTGCTGTTCGTGCTCGCCCTCCGCTCGACGGTAGGGGAGGGGCAATGTCAGCGCGGCGCCATCGCCGCCGTGGCCGACCCACGGATCTACGAATCGCTGAGCCTCATGCATGCCCGCGTCGCCGACCCATGGACCGTCGACCTGCTCGCGCGACGCGTGGGCATGTCGCGCTCGGGGTTCGCGGCGCGCTTCACGGACCTCGTGGGAGAGTCCCCGCTCCAATACCTCGCGCGCTGGCGCATCGCGCGGGCCGCGGAGCTGCTTCGCGACACCACCGAGAAGGTGGAGACCATCGCAGGCCGCGTGGGGTACGAGAGCGTTCCTGCATTCAGCCGCGCGTTCAAGCGTTGGCAGGGCACAGGCCCGGCAGCGTTCCGGCGCGAGTCCTTCGCTCACTCAGCTGAGAAGCGCTCCCGTTGA
- a CDS encoding alpha/beta hydrolase family protein has protein sequence MSKSIPRNEAPAPVVSVRPVVLPAPGRGADLEVRVSAPVTGSGLPIIVFAHGHGSSSDGYLPLAHYWAARGFVVIQPTFLDSRTFGLGPEDPRSPLVWKFRIEDVTRVLDHLDVIEASVPGLTGRVDRNRLAMAGHSFGAQTTAMLLGARIRGPDGRLSDDLSDPRIKVGVLLCAGGRVGDALSPLAREHFPYLNQVYTEMTTPTLVVAGDQDHSPLTVLGPEWFTDAYTLSPGPKSLLTLFGAEHMLGGISGYRVTETTDENPARVAAVQRLTWAYLHEAFYPGKRAWAVACEELMASPTPQGRVESKTRAP, from the coding sequence ATGAGCAAATCCATCCCTCGAAATGAAGCGCCCGCGCCGGTGGTGTCGGTGCGTCCAGTCGTCCTCCCCGCACCGGGGCGTGGCGCGGATCTGGAAGTGCGGGTCTCCGCGCCCGTCACGGGAAGCGGTTTGCCCATCATCGTCTTCGCGCACGGCCATGGCTCGTCGTCGGACGGCTATCTTCCCCTTGCGCATTATTGGGCGGCTCGTGGCTTCGTCGTGATCCAACCCACGTTTCTTGATTCGAGGACGTTCGGCCTCGGACCGGAGGATCCACGGAGCCCGTTGGTCTGGAAATTCCGCATCGAGGATGTCACGCGCGTCCTCGATCATCTGGACGTCATCGAAGCGTCCGTTCCGGGGCTCACGGGCCGCGTCGATCGCAACCGGCTCGCCATGGCTGGACACTCATTCGGGGCGCAGACGACGGCCATGCTGCTCGGCGCGAGAATCCGGGGGCCGGATGGCCGATTGAGTGACGACCTTTCCGATCCCCGGATCAAGGTTGGCGTATTGCTTTGCGCAGGTGGCCGAGTGGGCGATGCACTGAGCCCTCTCGCGCGTGAGCATTTTCCGTATTTGAATCAGGTCTATACGGAGATGACCACGCCGACCCTCGTCGTGGCGGGCGACCAGGACCATTCTCCTTTGACCGTCCTCGGTCCGGAGTGGTTCACGGACGCGTACACCTTGAGCCCGGGCCCCAAGTCGCTTCTGACGCTGTTTGGAGCCGAGCACATGCTGGGTGGAATCTCCGGGTATCGCGTGACGGAGACGACCGACGAGAACCCCGCGAGGGTCGCAGCCGTTCAGCGTCTTACCTGGGCGTACCTCCACGAGGCGTTCTACCCCGGCAAGCGTGCGTGGGCCGTGGCGTGCGAGGAGTTGATGGCAAGCCCAACCCCGCAGGGACGGGTTGAAAGCAAGACACGGGCACCCTGA
- a CDS encoding FAD-dependent monooxygenase produces the protein MHTDRVTQHAVVIAGGGPTGLMLAAELALAQVDVAIVERRASQEVAGSRARGLHARSLEVLDQRGVVERFTSQGQAVQNVAFGQAPLDLSDFPTRHNHGLALLQERFERILAEWVAELAVPIYRGCEVTGFAQDDTGVDVALSDGRALRAKYLVGCDGGRSLVRKQAGIGFPGWDASISYLIAEVEMTGAPTFGIRRDEKGTYAMGKLEDGRVGVVLREEQVCTGDAPTLETLREGLVALHGTDYGLRGATYLSRFTDMTRQAAAYRDRRVLLAGDAAHVHSPMGGQGLNLGVQDAVNLGWKLAQVVRGVSPEDLLDTYQAERHPVAARALRKTMAQTALSRGDARMDAVRETLSELLRMDGPRKEYAAMMSGLDVRYDLGDGHPLLGRRMPDLDLVTADGPRRVFHLLHAARPVLLDLGEPGTLEVMPWADRVRCVAARYTGAWELPVLGAVTAPVAVLIRPDGHVAWVGAGTDQGLREALTRWFGPPLAA, from the coding sequence ATGCACACGGACAGGGTGACGCAGCACGCGGTGGTGATTGCTGGAGGAGGCCCGACCGGGCTGATGCTGGCGGCGGAGCTGGCGTTGGCGCAGGTGGACGTGGCCATCGTCGAGCGGCGCGCCAGTCAGGAGGTCGCCGGCTCACGCGCGCGCGGCCTGCACGCGCGCAGCCTGGAGGTGCTCGACCAGCGAGGGGTCGTCGAGCGCTTCACCTCGCAAGGGCAAGCGGTCCAGAACGTCGCGTTCGGGCAGGCGCCCCTGGACCTCAGCGACTTCCCGACGCGTCACAACCATGGGCTCGCGCTCTTGCAGGAGCGCTTCGAGCGCATCCTGGCGGAGTGGGTGGCCGAGCTGGCGGTGCCCATCTACCGTGGGTGCGAGGTGACGGGCTTCGCGCAGGACGACACCGGCGTCGACGTCGCGCTGTCCGACGGCCGTGCGCTGCGGGCGAAGTACCTCGTCGGATGCGACGGGGGTCGCAGCCTCGTCCGCAAGCAGGCGGGCATCGGGTTCCCGGGGTGGGACGCGTCCATCAGCTACCTCATCGCCGAGGTCGAGATGACCGGAGCGCCGACGTTCGGCATCCGCCGGGACGAGAAGGGCACCTACGCCATGGGCAAGCTGGAGGACGGACGCGTGGGCGTCGTGCTGAGAGAGGAGCAGGTCTGCACGGGCGACGCGCCGACCCTCGAAACTCTGCGCGAAGGACTCGTCGCGCTCCACGGGACGGACTACGGCCTGCGCGGCGCCACGTACCTCTCCAGGTTCACCGACATGACGCGGCAGGCGGCGGCCTACAGAGACCGGCGGGTGCTCCTGGCCGGCGACGCGGCCCACGTGCATTCGCCCATGGGCGGACAGGGGCTCAACCTCGGCGTGCAGGATGCCGTGAACCTGGGGTGGAAGCTGGCCCAGGTCGTGCGCGGCGTCTCGCCGGAGGACCTGCTGGACACGTACCAGGCCGAGCGGCACCCCGTCGCGGCCCGTGCGCTGCGCAAGACCATGGCGCAGACCGCGCTGAGCCGCGGTGACGCGCGGATGGACGCCGTGCGCGAGACGCTGTCCGAGTTGCTGCGGATGGACGGGCCACGCAAGGAGTACGCGGCGATGATGTCGGGGCTGGACGTCCGCTACGACCTGGGCGACGGACACCCGCTGCTCGGGCGCCGCATGCCGGACCTCGACCTGGTCACCGCCGACGGCCCCCGGCGCGTGTTCCACTTGTTGCACGCCGCGCGGCCGGTGCTGCTCGACCTGGGCGAGCCCGGCACGCTCGAGGTCATGCCCTGGGCGGACCGGGTTCGGTGCGTCGCTGCGCGCTACACGGGAGCGTGGGAGCTCCCGGTGCTCGGCGCGGTCACGGCGCCCGTCGCGGTGCTGATTCGACCGGACGGGCACGTCGCGTGGGTCGGGGCGGGCACGGACCAGGGTCTGCGAGAGGCCCTGACCCGATGGTTCGGCCCGCCGCTTGCGGCGTAA
- a CDS encoding DUF3592 domain-containing protein, giving the protein MLAADFFVVSTAVLQARSSSWPTVQGTITRSEVETVRSNKSTTYRLKLAYTYSVAGQSHEGGKRRLYSWSTGDLEPVEALVTRYPVGASIPVYYRPAQPSEAVLQPGPGSAELFMLMFMLPFNLLAIWPWIMVSRSWRPEPPHVPTFVREDGSECVTLTEMGTTLWVFLALGGSAFLCGVLGGVTGGHNAPAIVGVGAWGVVIACGVLTGRLSSAWRKAGRYDLRLHVQARSLSLPPVSGRKHRLDLRWRDVRAIRVDPPVRGNQRGSVNRYPLTLEHVTADGEARRETIDFFLREEQAEAMAHWLRTHLDVGEEAPEERRAAQPRARPPGRQRLS; this is encoded by the coding sequence ATGTTGGCCGCGGATTTCTTTGTCGTATCCACCGCGGTCCTCCAGGCGCGGTCCTCGAGCTGGCCGACCGTGCAGGGCACCATCACCCGGAGCGAGGTGGAGACGGTGCGCTCGAACAAGAGCACCACCTATCGCCTGAAGCTGGCCTACACCTACTCCGTCGCCGGACAGTCCCATGAGGGCGGCAAGCGCCGCTTGTACTCATGGAGTACGGGGGACCTCGAGCCCGTGGAGGCGCTGGTGACGCGCTACCCCGTGGGGGCCAGCATCCCCGTGTACTACCGCCCCGCTCAGCCATCGGAGGCGGTGTTGCAGCCGGGCCCCGGGAGCGCGGAGCTGTTCATGCTCATGTTCATGCTGCCCTTCAATCTGCTGGCGATCTGGCCGTGGATCATGGTGTCGCGAAGCTGGAGGCCAGAGCCGCCGCACGTGCCCACCTTCGTCCGGGAGGACGGCAGCGAGTGCGTGACGCTCACGGAGATGGGGACCACCCTCTGGGTGTTCCTGGCCTTGGGTGGATCCGCCTTCCTTTGCGGCGTGCTCGGAGGAGTCACCGGGGGACACAACGCACCGGCGATTGTGGGCGTGGGGGCCTGGGGGGTCGTCATCGCCTGCGGTGTGCTCACCGGACGGCTGTCGAGCGCATGGCGGAAGGCCGGGCGCTACGATCTGCGCCTCCACGTCCAGGCGCGCAGTCTTTCCCTGCCGCCCGTCTCCGGACGGAAGCACCGGCTCGACCTACGGTGGCGCGACGTGCGGGCGATCCGCGTCGACCCGCCGGTTCGCGGGAACCAACGGGGAAGCGTCAACCGCTACCCTCTCACGCTCGAACACGTCACCGCCGACGGCGAAGCGCGCCGGGAAACCATCGACTTCTTCCTCCGCGAGGAGCAGGCGGAAGCCATGGCGCACTGGCTGCGGACGCACCTCGATGTTGGCGAGGAGGCTCCGGAAGAACGGCGCGCCGCGCAGCCTCGCGCCAGGCCTCCAGGCCGCCAGCGACTGTCTTGA
- a CDS encoding LysR family transcriptional regulator: MDDLSDLTAFLAVAREGGFRSAARASGTSASRLGDAIRRLESRLGVRLLNRNTRSVTPTDAGARLLERLTPALGEVRSALDVVNTFRDRPAGRLRLNVPIAAARLILPRIVQPFLAKYPDISMEVTAEERLIDVVAEGYDAGIRYEERLEQDMVAVPIGPRTQRYAAAASPAYLARRGRPKHPRELLERDCLRGRLLSGPVYAWEFERRGETIHVEPKGPLLFSLNTSTDLAVESAVAGGGIVYLLEDWLRPYMDRGELEPVLERWWPSFSGPFLYYSGRKHLPVPLRTFVDFIKSTPWS, encoded by the coding sequence ATGGATGACCTCTCTGATCTCACGGCGTTCCTGGCGGTCGCTCGCGAGGGCGGCTTCCGCAGCGCGGCTCGCGCGTCGGGCACGAGCGCCTCCCGTTTGGGTGACGCGATCCGCCGCCTCGAGTCCCGTCTGGGCGTTCGCCTGCTCAACAGGAACACGCGCAGCGTGACGCCGACGGACGCGGGGGCGCGTTTGCTCGAACGGCTCACTCCAGCGCTGGGTGAGGTGCGGTCCGCACTGGACGTGGTCAACACCTTCCGTGACCGGCCCGCGGGGCGCTTGAGGCTCAATGTGCCCATCGCCGCCGCGCGCCTCATCCTCCCTCGCATCGTGCAGCCGTTCCTCGCGAAGTACCCCGACATCTCCATGGAGGTGACCGCCGAAGAGCGGCTCATCGACGTGGTCGCGGAAGGCTATGACGCCGGGATCCGCTACGAGGAGCGACTCGAGCAGGACATGGTGGCGGTGCCCATCGGGCCACGCACGCAGCGTTACGCGGCTGCCGCCTCGCCCGCATACCTCGCGCGTCGGGGCCGGCCGAAGCATCCTCGCGAGCTGCTCGAACGCGACTGCCTGCGCGGGCGCTTGCTGAGCGGACCGGTGTATGCGTGGGAGTTTGAGCGTCGTGGAGAGACGATCCACGTCGAACCCAAGGGGCCGCTGCTCTTCAGCCTCAACACGAGCACCGACCTCGCCGTGGAGTCCGCGGTCGCGGGCGGTGGAATCGTCTATCTGTTGGAGGACTGGTTGCGCCCGTACATGGACCGGGGAGAACTGGAGCCCGTGCTCGAACGGTGGTGGCCGAGCTTCTCGGGGCCCTTCCTCTACTATTCAGGCCGGAAGCACCTGCCGGTGCCGCTGCGTACGTTCGTCGACTTCATCAAGTCGACACCGTGGAGCTGA
- a CDS encoding aldo/keto reductase family oxidoreductase translates to MAHNSTSGSYRIGTHTVRRVGYGAMQLSGPGVFGPPRDRKAAVAVLREAIAQGVDHLDTSDIYGPHVTNQLIREALHPYRDGLVIATKVGAVRGPNGSWEPAFSPADLERAVHDNLRNLGLEVLDVVNFRAMFSAAGPVEGSIEAPLTALAELQQRGLIRHIGLSNVTPTQVAEGCKVAEIVCVQNHYNLAHRSDDALLDQLADTGTAYVPFYPLGGFTPLQSSALNDVAARLGATPMQVALAWLLHRSPNVLLIPGTSSITHLRENLASAELALSAEDMDTLNHLAERT, encoded by the coding sequence TTGGCCCACAATTCCACCTCAGGCAGCTATCGCATTGGCACACACACCGTTCGCCGCGTGGGTTACGGCGCGATGCAGCTCTCCGGCCCCGGCGTCTTCGGCCCGCCCAGGGACCGCAAGGCGGCGGTCGCGGTGCTGCGAGAGGCCATCGCCCAGGGCGTCGACCATCTGGACACCAGCGACATCTACGGCCCCCACGTGACCAACCAGCTCATCCGTGAGGCGCTGCACCCGTATCGCGATGGTCTGGTGATCGCCACGAAGGTCGGCGCGGTCCGCGGGCCCAACGGTTCGTGGGAGCCCGCGTTCTCCCCCGCTGACCTCGAACGCGCGGTCCACGACAACCTGCGCAATCTCGGGCTCGAGGTGCTCGATGTCGTGAACTTCCGTGCGATGTTCAGCGCCGCGGGCCCGGTGGAAGGCTCCATCGAGGCGCCGCTCACCGCGCTCGCGGAGCTTCAGCAGCGAGGCCTCATCCGCCACATCGGCTTGAGCAACGTCACGCCGACGCAGGTCGCCGAGGGCTGCAAGGTCGCCGAGATCGTCTGCGTGCAGAACCACTACAACCTGGCGCACCGGAGTGACGACGCCCTGCTCGACCAGCTCGCCGACACGGGTACGGCCTACGTGCCGTTCTACCCGCTGGGCGGTTTCACGCCGCTGCAGTCGAGCGCGCTGAACGACGTGGCCGCGCGGTTGGGCGCGACACCCATGCAGGTAGCGCTGGCCTGGCTCCTGCACCGGTCTCCCAACGTACTTCTCATCCCGGGCACGTCGTCAATCACACACCTCCGGGAGAACCTCGCCAGTGCGGAGCTCGCCTTGAGCGCGGAGGACATGGACACCTTGAACCATCTTGCAGAGCGGACCTGA
- a CDS encoding TMEM175 family protein, translating to MDKHRLEAFSDGVIAIIITIMVLELKVPHGSQLADLRPLIPVFLSYVLSFIYIGIYWNNHHHLLHTIAHVTGGVLWANLYLLFWLSLIPFATGWMGENHFSAVPLALYGFVLLMSAFAWRLLQTRLVVMQGQQSALALAVGRDFKGKISPLFYLAGIVSAFFNGHFSEAIYVLAAMMWLVPDRRFEKATHAS from the coding sequence ATGGACAAGCACCGGCTGGAAGCGTTCAGCGACGGCGTCATCGCCATCATCATCACCATCATGGTGCTGGAGCTCAAGGTACCGCACGGCAGCCAACTGGCCGACCTGCGGCCGCTGATCCCCGTCTTCCTCAGCTATGTGCTCAGCTTCATCTACATCGGCATCTACTGGAACAACCACCATCATCTCCTGCACACCATCGCCCATGTCACCGGCGGCGTGCTGTGGGCGAACCTGTACTTGTTGTTCTGGCTGTCGCTGATCCCCTTCGCCACCGGCTGGATGGGCGAAAACCATTTCTCGGCCGTGCCGCTGGCGCTCTATGGCTTCGTGCTCCTGATGAGCGCCTTCGCCTGGAGGCTGTTGCAAACCCGCCTGGTGGTGATGCAAGGCCAGCAGTCGGCACTGGCCCTGGCGGTCGGGCGCGATTTCAAGGGCAAGATTTCACCGCTCTTCTATCTGGCCGGCATCGTCAGCGCCTTCTTCAACGGGCATTTTTCCGAGGCAATCTATGTGCTGGCCGCGATGATGTGGCTGGTGCCGGATCGCCGCTTCGAGAAGGCGACACATGCAAGCTAG
- a CDS encoding RNA polymerase sigma-70 factor — MTSSSDAAGAPPGSEEFFVTQRSLLFTIAYEMLGSAADAEDVVQETWLRWADIGDASRAEVRDPRSYLVRIVTRQALNRLRTLTRRKEEYVGEWLPEPLLTSPDVADDLALAESVSIAMLTVLETLTPAERVVFVLREVFDMPYDEIAPALDKTPAAVRQIAHRAREHVAARRPRMQVGRAEQEAVLERFLAAVNSGDVKSLLDVLAPDVVLVADGGGVVTAVRRPIVGGEHVARLLSRFPTLAPGARIATMWLNGAPSLRVDIDGNLDTAISVVVESGRITRIYAMRNPQKMGRLGEQVMLSR, encoded by the coding sequence ATGACGTCCTCGTCCGATGCGGCCGGCGCTCCGCCAGGCTCGGAGGAGTTCTTCGTCACCCAGCGCAGCCTGCTCTTCACGATCGCGTACGAGATGCTCGGCTCCGCGGCCGACGCCGAGGACGTCGTGCAGGAGACCTGGCTGCGGTGGGCGGACATCGGTGATGCAAGCCGGGCGGAGGTGCGCGACCCGCGCAGCTACCTGGTCCGGATCGTCACCCGTCAGGCGCTCAACCGGCTGCGCACGCTCACCCGTCGCAAGGAGGAGTACGTCGGCGAATGGCTGCCCGAGCCGCTGCTCACCAGCCCCGACGTCGCCGACGACCTCGCGCTCGCGGAGAGCGTCTCGATCGCGATGCTCACCGTGCTGGAGACCCTCACTCCGGCCGAGCGGGTGGTGTTCGTGCTCCGGGAGGTCTTCGACATGCCGTACGACGAGATTGCTCCGGCGCTCGACAAGACGCCCGCCGCCGTCCGGCAGATTGCCCACCGGGCGCGGGAGCACGTGGCCGCGCGACGGCCCCGGATGCAGGTCGGCCGGGCGGAGCAAGAGGCGGTCCTGGAGCGGTTCCTGGCCGCGGTCAACTCCGGTGACGTGAAGAGCCTGCTCGACGTGCTCGCCCCCGACGTGGTGCTGGTCGCGGACGGCGGCGGCGTGGTGACGGCGGTCCGGCGCCCGATTGTCGGCGGCGAACACGTGGCCCGGCTCCTGTCCCGCTTCCCCACGCTCGCGCCTGGCGCCCGGATCGCGACCATGTGGCTCAACGGAGCGCCCTCGCTCCGTGTCGACATCGATGGAAACCTCGACACAGCAATCAGCGTCGTTGTCGAGAGCGGCCGGATCACCCGGATCTATGCCATGCGCAACCCTCAAAAGATGGGCCGGCTCGGCGAGCAGGTGATGCTGAGCCGGTAG
- a CDS encoding carboxymuconolactone decarboxylase family protein — MTSTRIPPKELTGLYGAMAKLFASRTFGRVPKSLGVMWHHLPVLKASMGFGQKVQKWDQCDESLKSYAHMVVASLVGCSFCLDFNYFMAHNHGLDVAKAREIPRWRESAVFTSLEREVLEYAEAVSQTPPTVTDEMVASLRAQLGAAALIELTTVIGFANLTTRSNTALGIESEGFAASCGLKPMAQPSARLGEASAS; from the coding sequence ATGACCTCGACCAGGATTCCCCCGAAGGAGCTCACCGGACTCTATGGCGCCATGGCGAAGTTGTTCGCCAGCCGGACGTTCGGCCGGGTCCCCAAGTCACTTGGCGTGATGTGGCACCACCTGCCGGTGCTCAAGGCCAGCATGGGCTTCGGGCAGAAGGTCCAGAAGTGGGACCAGTGCGATGAGAGCCTGAAGTCGTATGCGCACATGGTGGTGGCTTCGCTGGTGGGCTGCTCGTTCTGTCTGGACTTCAACTACTTCATGGCCCACAACCACGGGTTGGACGTCGCCAAGGCGCGGGAGATTCCGCGGTGGCGGGAGTCGGCCGTGTTCACCTCCCTGGAACGAGAGGTGCTGGAGTATGCCGAGGCGGTGAGCCAGACGCCCCCCACGGTGACGGACGAGATGGTCGCGAGCCTGCGGGCGCAGCTGGGGGCCGCGGCGCTCATCGAGCTCACCACGGTGATTGGGTTCGCCAACCTGACGACCCGCTCCAACACCGCTCTGGGCATCGAGTCGGAGGGCTTCGCCGCCTCGTGCGGGCTGAAGCCGATGGCCCAGCCGAGCGCAAGGCTGGGGGAGGCGTCCGCGTCATGA
- a CDS encoding pyridoxal-phosphate dependent enzyme, which yields MTPVRASRTFAALLHMPLHIQTPYLRSQAASRRLGKDVLLKLEAMQPSGSFKLRGVGAVCDARRAAGACRFVSSSGGNAGIAVAYSGRELGVPVLVVVPESTSARARELIRLEGAELIVHGASWAEANTFAQSVIGSHDAFVHPFDDPVLWQGHSTMIDEMAASGPKPDAVVLAVGGGGLLCGVLEGMARNGWGDVPVVAAETQGADCYARSVAQGRPVELPGISSVATSLGAKRPCDAAVEWATRHAVDTIVVSDAAAVAASLRFLDEHRILVEPACGAALAALDSASPALAAASRIAVIVCGGVTATVEHLRALGGRER from the coding sequence GTGACACCTGTCCGCGCGTCGCGGACGTTTGCCGCGCTTCTTCACATGCCACTCCATATCCAGACTCCCTACCTCCGTTCGCAAGCCGCGTCCCGCCGGCTCGGCAAAGATGTCCTGCTCAAGCTCGAGGCGATGCAGCCGTCCGGGTCGTTCAAGCTGCGCGGCGTCGGTGCGGTATGCGACGCGCGGCGCGCGGCAGGCGCGTGTCGTTTCGTGTCGTCTTCGGGCGGCAACGCGGGCATTGCGGTCGCCTATTCCGGTCGCGAGCTCGGCGTGCCCGTGCTCGTCGTTGTTCCGGAGAGCACGTCCGCGCGCGCACGCGAGCTGATCCGTCTCGAAGGCGCGGAGTTGATCGTCCACGGCGCTTCGTGGGCAGAGGCGAACACGTTCGCGCAATCCGTGATCGGCTCGCACGACGCGTTCGTGCATCCCTTCGACGATCCCGTGCTGTGGCAGGGCCATTCAACGATGATCGACGAGATGGCGGCATCCGGACCGAAACCGGACGCAGTCGTGCTGGCGGTTGGCGGTGGCGGGTTGCTGTGCGGCGTGCTCGAAGGGATGGCGCGCAACGGTTGGGGCGATGTGCCGGTCGTCGCGGCCGAGACCCAGGGCGCGGACTGCTATGCGCGTTCGGTCGCGCAGGGGCGACCCGTCGAATTGCCAGGGATTTCGAGCGTCGCCACGTCGCTCGGCGCGAAGAGGCCTTGCGACGCCGCGGTTGAGTGGGCGACGCGCCACGCGGTCGACACCATCGTTGTGTCCGATGCGGCCGCAGTGGCGGCCTCCCTGCGGTTTCTCGACGAACACCGGATTCTGGTGGAGCCCGCGTGCGGGGCCGCACTGGCCGCGCTCGACTCGGCGTCGCCGGCGCTTGCCGCCGCGTCACGCATCGCGGTGATCGTCTGCGGTGGCGTAACGGCTACGGTTGAGCATCTGCGGGCATTGGGCGGCCGGGAGCGATGA
- a CDS encoding LysR family transcriptional regulator yields MRQVELRHLRYFVAVAEAGSVMAGARAIGIVQPALSRQLRELEEAIGTPLLIRRSTGIALTAAGASFLRDATRMLSELQGSRERALRSAAGQLGELRLGVLPNYFPLPVVSNVLKAFRSACPDVMLSISPMLSAEQATAIARGDLDGGIMAWRQDEAPHLSGTRLLRDRFVLAMLSTPGQRSRAPRRLAELAGAPFVWFDPLRSAANHRFLLEQCRRAGFTPRIAQVGSDIPTLIGLVAAGMGYAFVPESTSPTCPRTVRLIALDELDGRFDVEFVYDGQAGSPVVQQFLAALRATANA; encoded by the coding sequence ATGCGACAGGTCGAGTTGCGCCATCTACGCTACTTCGTGGCGGTCGCTGAAGCCGGCAGTGTGATGGCCGGCGCCCGCGCAATCGGGATTGTGCAACCCGCGCTTTCCCGCCAGCTCCGTGAGCTTGAGGAGGCGATCGGCACCCCGCTGTTGATCCGCCGCTCGACGGGCATCGCGCTCACAGCGGCCGGCGCGAGCTTCCTGCGGGATGCCACGCGCATGCTCTCCGAGCTGCAGGGCAGCCGCGAACGTGCGCTGCGCAGCGCGGCCGGCCAACTCGGCGAGCTGCGTCTCGGCGTGCTGCCGAACTATTTCCCACTGCCTGTGGTGTCGAACGTTCTCAAGGCCTTCCGGAGCGCCTGCCCGGACGTGATGCTGTCCATCTCGCCAATGCTGTCGGCCGAGCAGGCGACGGCCATCGCACGCGGCGATCTCGATGGCGGCATCATGGCGTGGAGGCAGGACGAGGCGCCGCATCTGTCAGGCACGAGGCTGCTACGCGACCGGTTCGTGCTCGCGATGCTATCCACGCCGGGCCAGCGCTCCCGCGCGCCCCGTCGACTGGCCGAACTCGCAGGCGCGCCGTTTGTCTGGTTCGACCCGCTCCGGTCCGCCGCGAATCACCGGTTCTTGCTCGAGCAGTGCCGGCGGGCTGGCTTCACGCCTCGCATCGCGCAGGTCGGCAGCGACATCCCGACGCTCATCGGGCTCGTCGCAGCCGGAATGGGCTATGCGTTCGTGCCGGAGAGCACTTCACCTACGTGCCCGCGCACGGTGCGACTGATCGCGCTTGACGAGCTCGACGGCCGCTTCGACGTCGAATTCGTGTATGACGGCCAGGCGGGCTCGCCGGTCGTGCAGCAATTCCTCGCGGCGCTGCGCGCGACCGCCAACGCATGA